The genomic region TCTTAAAGGAAGCTGGTGCGTCATATTGATAGCTTTTCTTTCCGGGTTGGTTTTATTTTTGGCGGGGCAGTTAAAAACACACGCGCCGCAGCCCGTGCAGTCCTCAACGGCAACCTGTATTGTTACTTTGTTGCCGGCAAGGTCGGCTTTACCATCTGCCGATTTAAATGTTTTAGGTGCATTGTCAAGCTGATCCGCGCTGTAGGCCTTCATTCTGATAGCGGCGTGCGGACAGACTAAAGAACAAATACCGCACTGTATACAAACTTCGGGGTCCCATTGGGGGCACAAAAGCGCGATGTTACGTTTTTCATATTGTGTTGTAGCCGTAGGGAAAATACCGCCTTCGGGCATAGCTGAAGTGGGTAAACTATCGCCTCTAAAAGCAATCATTTCACCAAGCACTTCTTTAACCATTTTGGGGGCTGATGAGGGAACAGAAGGTTTTACATTAAGTTTTGAAGTAACTTTTTTATCATATTTTACTTCTTTTAAACCGTCTAAAGCCGCGTCAACGGCGGCATAGTTCTTGTTAACAATTTCTTCGCCTTTTTTGGAATAGGTTTTCTTAATAGCTTCTTTAATGGCTTCAATGGCTTTTGCTGTTTCAATTACGTCTGAAATAGCAAAGAATGCCGTTTGCATTATAGTGTTTGTTCTTGCGCCCATGCCTGTTTTAAGCGCTATTTCGGAAGCGTCAATAGCGTAGAATTTAGCGTTTTTGTCTATTATCTGCTGTTGTACTTCGGCGGGTATATGGTCCCAAACCTGGTCGGCCGGGTAAGGCGCGTTAAGAAGGAATGTACCGCCTATTTTAAGTTTGCTGAGCACGTCATATTTTTCTAAGAAAGAGAACATATGGCAGGCTATAAAATCAGCTTTTTCAATAAGATACGGAGCTTTGATAACTTTTTTGCCGAAGCGGATATGTGATGTTGTCATTGAGCCCGCTTTTTTAGAGTCATAAACGAAATAGCCCTGTGAATAATTGTCCGACTTTTCGCTGATGATTTTCATTGTGTTTTTGTTAGCGCCGACAGTACCGTCAGAGCCTAAACCGAAGAACATCGCGCCGAACGTATCGCTTGTGCCTAAAGAATCGCAGTCAATTGAGTTGGGAAGAGATGAGTCAGTCAAATCGTCAATGATACCCACTACAAAGCTTTTCTTGGGCTGGTCTTTGGCTAAGTTATCAAAAACAGCTTTAACCATACCGGGGGTAAATTCTTTTGAACCGATACCGTAGCGGCCGCCTACTATAATGGGCGTAACGGGGAAAGCTTTGCGGCCTTCTTCCGTTAAGAAAGCGGAGCAAACGTCAAGGAATAAAGGCTCGCCCAAAGCGCCGGGTTCTTTTGTTCTGTCCATAACGGCTATTTTTTTAACTGTTTTAGGAATGGCGTTTACAAAGTGTTCGATTGAGAAAGGTCTGAAAAGTCTTACTTTTAATACGCCTACCTTACTTCCTTTTAAGCATTCAACGGCTGTTTCGGCAACGTCCGCGCCGGAAGCCATAATAATAACAAGTTTATCCGCGTCAGCGTCGCCCACGTATTCAAATAAATCATATTTGCGGCCGGCCACTTTTTCAAACTTTTCCATGTATTTTTTAACGATAGCGGGCGTAGCGGTAAAAAACTTGTTAACCGCTTCACGGCCCTGGAAGTAAACATCAGGGTTTTGAGCCGTACCGCGAATTGTAGGATGTTCGGGGTTTAAGGCTGTTGTTCTGTGTTTGGCTATTAAATCCGCATCTAGCATCTCAAGCATCTGTTCTTTGGTTAAAGGGTCAACCATGTTAAGTTCGTGTGAAGTCCTAAAACCGTCAAAGAAGTGAAGGAAAGGAACCCTTGCTTCTAATGTAGCCGCCTGTGAGATTAAAGCGAAGTCCATTGCTTCTTGCGGGTTTGCGCTGGCAAGCATTGCCCAGCCTGTCTGGCGTACCGCCATAACGTCCGAATGGTCGCCGAAAATTGATAAGGCGTGCGTGGCTATAGCGCGGGCTGAAACATGAAATACCGTAGGCGTAAGTTCCCCTGATATTTTGTACATATTAGGAATCATCAAAAGCAAACCTTGGGAAGCTGTAAACGTTGTGGTTAACGCGCCCGCGGATAAAGCGCCGTGAACGGTGCCGGAAGCCCCGCCTTCAGACTGCAATTCGCTTACTATTGGTGTATTACCCCAAATATTTTTTTCGCCTTTGGCGGATTTAAGGTCACTTATCTCACCCATATTTGATGAGGGAGTGATAGGATAAATAGCGATAACTTCATTCGTTGCGTGCGCTACATGAGCGACTGCGCTGTTACCGTCCATTGCGACTAATTTTGCCATATATGGTACTCTCCTGTAATGGGGCGGTTATACGGCCCCTGTTATTTAAATTTAAAACAACTGATACCCGTAATAAACGGGCCACAAAAATTTTAAACCGTATTGCTTATTGGTTTTAATAATTATATTTTATAACTTTAGGATGCTTTAAGCAAATTTTAGCTTAGACTAACTTTACGACGTAAAATTGACAATTTACAGCCAAACCGATATAATTTATTATCGCAATTTTACTTTGTAAACAAAAACACGCTCAAAAATTAACTTTTTAGCGTGTTTTTTTACGTTTTACGCAAAAGAATAAAGCCGCTCATAAAAAGGGGCTTTATTCTTTACTATTTTTAAATTTAATTAAAATAAACCCTTTTCTCGTTAAAAATGAATTCCCTGCTCTTTTAAATTATTTAAATATTTTAGCTCATTTAATTACTCATTTTAATAAAAGATGTTTAATTTTTTGCTAATATACTTATTATGAGAAAACATTTAAATAATAAAAAAGCTTTTACTTTAATTGAACTTCTTGTTGTTGTGCTTATAATAGGTATTTTGGCTGCTATAGCCTTGCCACAATATAATAAAGCCGTGGCAAAAAGCAGAATGTCACAGCTTATACTTATGAATAAAGCTCTTACGGACGCCCAGGAAAGGGTTTTTCTTGCTATGGGCAGATACGCTACCAGCGTTGACGAACTTGATATAGATGTTACCGCCGGGTTTACTTTGTGCGCTTCCGACGCGCGAGGACAATACTATACAAACGGTAAACACCAGATAATATTAAAGGAAAACGTTTGGGGAATGGGAGAAATTACTGCTAACTCAAATTGCGCTATAACAATGAGAGGGCTTACGGTTATGGCTTACCCTCCCGGTACAGAGACTTGCTCTTCTACAGAAAAATCCCCGTGTATATACTGCGTGCAGCTTTCCACAACTCCCGCTGGTTTATGTGTGGCTGTAGGAGCGCAAAAAACATCACAAACAAACTCCTCCGGTTCAAAAATGCACAGGCTGAATTAAAAAATTAAATTCAAAGTAAAAACCTTCCGCCCGAACGGAAGGTTTTTTTATTTAGGTAAGCAGGGCAAAAGACTTTTATTAAATAATAAAGAGGGAAATTAGATATTGGAAATATCTTCTTATAATTATAAATGCTATTTACACTCCCGTAAACGTACCGTTTAGGCAAAAAAATTCCCGCCGTTAAGCGGCGATTTTTTATTTTATACCGTATTTTTTTAAATTTACTTTATTTTCAAGTTTTACTTTCACCTGCTTTTTTAAATCTTCATGCTTTTTCTGTTCTTCAAGCAGCGCTTCTTCTGGTTTTTGCGCCAGATCGTGAACGTCGTCTAAAATAACTTTTATAGCGGCGGTTAATTCTTTATTTTTTTCTATTTGATTTAAAACGGAGTCATCAGCCTGTAAAAATAAAGCGAAATTATTTTTTATTCTTATAACAGCCGCGTCATCACTTGTTTTGGCGCTGAGAGTATCAACCGTAAAAAGCAACGCCGAAACCCATAAAAATCTTTTAACAATACCTTTAACGCCCTTGGCGTTACGAAGCGCCCAGCTTTCATCTCTAACGGCGGCATGTTCATAAATCATACCTTTACCTTCAAGGTAAGCATTTCTGTATTTTTTTAATTCCAATAATGCTTGAGCCTGTTCGGTTTGGGGCAATTTATTTACAAAAATTTCCTCTCTTAACCGTTTTACAGGTATCAAGTCTGTGGTGTTTTCAATATTCGCATATAACTTTTCCTTCATTTGTAAAAATTTTTTTACGGGCATCCTTTCATCAAGGTATTCTTTAAGTATATAAGCGGAACTAAAGGAAATATCGTCAATTGCTCCAATCATATAAGTACTTTTTGATATTTTTGGGGATAGTCTAAGTTTTTGCCAGTTCTGTATATTTAAAGAAACTTCATGAGCTTCTAACGTAGCAAAAGAATCCAAAAACCCGCTGCCGCTTCTAACCCCTCTTCTTCTTAAAGTTAGAAATTTATTTCGTAAGTTCACATCTTTTGTTACGGTGGCGTAATCTATAACATCATCTATAAAAGATTTATTAAGATGATAGTTTTCTACAATATATCCGCCTACTTTTACATCAACTCTTATCACACTGGCCGTGTTTAAAATTTTATAAGCCACAAAAGCTATGCCGCCTCCGATAAAAATTTTTAAAGGAATATTCATACCGGCTAAAGTAACTTCGTCTTGTTTAAGACGTGTTTGGTATTCTTTTAGTGTTTGAGGGTGTTTTTCCCCGGCGGGCACTTGGGCGGATAAATTACCGCAAATTAAAACCCCGCATAAAAATATTGATATAAGTTTTTTAAGTATTATCATAGTATTTATATTCTACGATTGAGTTACTTAGTCCGCAAGGGCCAAAAGTCCTAATAAATGCTGGGACTTTTGGCCCTTTTTGCATAAAAAAACCCCTTCTTAATAAACTAAGAAGGGGTTTTGCTTAAACAAAGATTAATTGCTTTCTTTATAAATCACGTGATGCATCCACCCGCCGAAAAGCGCGCCAAGCGAAGGCATTAAAATAAACAACCAAAGCTGCGACATTGGAAATGAATTCCCTGCTATCAGATTAATTAAAGCGGGGCCGAAAGACCTTGCCGGATTGACCGACACGCCTGTTACGGGAATACCTACTATATGAATTAAAACCAAGGCAAAACCTATAGCAATACCCGCAAATCCCGCAGGTGTATTTTTGTGAATGGCGCCAAAAATAACAAACAAAAATAAGGCCGTTAACACGAATTCGATTAAAGCGCCGGATAAAACGCAATATCCACCCGGCGAACCTACCGCCCCATAACCGTTTTGTCCAAGGCCGTTAATTAAAATATTATATCCCACAGTGCCGTTAGCTATGCCGTATAAAACAGCGGCACCGACAGCGGCGCCTATAAACTGAGCAACCATATACCACACCGCTTCCTTAGTCTTTATTCTTTTAAACACAAGCATGGCTAAAGTAATAGCGGGGTTAATATGACAGCCTGAAACAGGCCCTATAGCGTACACCATAACAAGTACGCTTAAACCGAAAGCAAAAGATATGCCTAAATTACCTACATGGTTTGCCGCCAAAACAGCGCTGCCGCAACCCATAAAAACCAAAAACATCGTACCTACACATTCAGCTATATATTTTCTGATATCAGACATGTTTTTTCTCCTAAACTTTAATAACTTATTTGCGCTAATTAAACAAATATAATTATAATAAAAATTTCCTTTAAGTGTTACTAATTTATAAATGTTACAATTTGTTATATGAAAATGACGCGTGAAATTTTTATAATCACACTCGCTAACGCGCTTATATTGGCAGGCTATGGAATGAGCGTGCCTTTTTTTGCGATATATCTTAACGTAGAGCGCGCTTTGCCCGCAAGTATGGTAGGCGCGGTTATAGCTATTTCCACTATAGGCAGGGCTTTCGCGAGCGGCATAAGCGGGGAACTTTCGGACATTTTCGGCAGAAAGAAATTAATGAACGCCTCGCTCGTATTAGGGGCGGTTTTTTTAGCTTTAATGGGCCTTGGAATGATTTTGGACGCGCATTATATATGGATTATAATCTTTCATATGATAGCAAGCTTTTTCGGCGCGTTTTTCCGTCCTTCGTCAAACGCCTGGGTGGCGGACAATGTCGCCCCGAAAAACAGGCTTGAAGCTTTCGGATATATAAGAATAGGCCTTAATTTGGGCTGGGCGGCAGGCCCCGCTTTGGGCGGTTTGATAGCAAACTACTCTTTCGGCGCGGCTTTTATTATCACCGCGGTATCTTATATCGGCACGGCAGCTATGCTTCAAGCAAAAATTAAAGAAACTTTTGTAAGAAGCAAAGAACATAAATCTAAATTTACCGATATGATTCTGGAACTTAAAAACCAAAGGCTGGCTAAACTTTGCGCCCTTATTTTTTTAATTTCGGTAGTGGCGGCGCAGTTGGTAACGGGTCTTTCTCTGCACGGGGTAAAATATATAGGCCTTACGCAGGCCCAAATAGGTTTATTGTTTACGATAGACGGCTCCATAGTAGTCTTGCTGCAATACCACGCAAGTAAAATTATGACTGATATGCGCATAACAACAGCTTTAATAATAGGCTGTATAATATACGGAAGCGGATACATTTTAGTAGGCGCGGCACACGGTTTTACCCTTGCCGCAATAGGCATAGCTCTTGTAGCCACGGGCGAAATGGCAATATCACCCGGCAGCAATACATTAATTTCCAACATCGCGCCCGAAAAAGCAAGAGGAAGATATTTGGGTATGCAGGAAGTTTCGCGCCATATAGGCACGGCGGCCGGCATGTTCGGCGCGGGCGTTATGATTGAGTATTTAAGCCCGATATCACAAATTATTCCCTGGCTTTTAATAGGATTTATTTCATTTACGGTAGCGTTTTTGTTTTATAAAATTAAACCTATGTTTACTGATGAGGAGGACGGCATAAACCAAACGCCTGTTCCTCCGCCGCCCGCGCTTGAGGAAACGCAGATAACGGGCAATTAAACAAAATTATTTGGAGAGTTATATAATGAACCTGCTTAAAGAAGTTTTAAAAAACCAAGTTTACCCCGCTATGGGCTGTACGGAACCTGTTTCCGTGGCCTTATGTGCCGCTTACGCAGCTAAAGAATTGGGCAAACCCGTGCAAAAAGCGGTTTTTTATTTAGACGCCGGCACATTTAAAAACGGCCTTGCGGTACGTATTCCCAATACCAGCGGGGAAAGGGGTAATTTACTTGCCGGAACCGCCGGGCTTTTGATAGCAAAACCGCAGTTAAAAATGGAAATTTTAAAAGCCGCCACACCGTCAATACTTAAGCGCGCCAAACAATTAATAGACGATAAAAAAGCGTTTATCAAAGTAGCTCCCTGTAAAAAACACTTTTATATAAAAGTAGAGGTTGAAAACGGTAAAGACAAAGCCTCCTGTGTTATATCGGACAGCCACACCACGGTCAGCAAATTAACAAAAAACGGCAAAGTTATTTTTGAAAACAAACCTTCCAAAAAGAAAGAAGATAATTATAAGCAGCTTTTGGGTAAAGCCACATTAAAAGATCTTATAGCACTTGCGGATAACGCTGACAACACGGATTTAAAATATATAAAAAAAGGCGTTGAAATGAATTTAAACGCCTGTAAAGAAGGCAAAAAACTAAAAAAAGTAGGCTTTTTTTTAGAAAGCACTGTGGAAAAAAGTATTTTGCAAAAAAATCTTGTTACCGAAACTAAAATAATGGCCGCCCGCGTGGCCGACGCAAGGATGGACGGCATTGCCGTACCGGTAATGAGCAGCGGCGAAAGCGGAAATCAGGGCGTAGTGGCCATTTTAGTGCCTTATAACGTGGGTAAAAAATCAAAGGTAAAAGAAGAAAAGATATTAAAAAGCATAGCTTTTTCTCATTTACTTAACGGATATGTTAAAGTTTATACGGGAAGTCTTTCTCCTCTATGCGGCTGCGCCATAGCCGCGGGAGTCGGCGCCGCGGGAGCTATTGTCTACCAGCAAAACGGCGATTTAAAAAAAATAACATTAGCCATAAATAATATTATAAGCGATATCGGCGGCATGTTATGCGACGGGGCAAAAAGCGGCTGCGCTTTAAAGGTGGTAAGCTCCGTTGACAGCGCTATAAGAGCCGCCTATATGGGCCTTAACAATTACGGCATTACGGAACTTGAAGGATTTATAGGTAAAACAGCCGAAGAAACCATACAAAACCTGGGCAATATATCAATTACCGGAATGTGCGACGTTGACGCTGTTATAGTCGATATAATGAAGAAAAAGGTTAAATAAAATAATTTCACGTGTTAGTTTAAAAATATTTTATTTGTTTGCAAAAATATTTAAGGGCAAAAAAAGCCCCGCTGTCAGGCGGGGCTTTTAATTTATTTAAAATCGGCTATAAGCGAGTAAGCGCTTAATTTGCCGTTCTTGTCTTTAATCCCGTTTACTTTCCAAACGCATTCAATTCTTTTACCTGTACCCGTTACAAAAGACTGCTCCCAGGAAAAGGCTTCGTCCACCTCATTAATAGAATAAAATTTCTTTCTGGCCGACGGGGGGGAAACTGTAAACTCCTCAAAAAAATCCTTGCCGATTAAGTTTTCTTCCGTTTTAGGATTATATACCATTTGAAATTTGCCGTTAACAAATTCCACTTTACCGTTTTTATCTATTACGGCGGCGGGCAGCGAAAGATATTTTAATGTTTTCTCAAGCCTGCTTTTGCTTTCTAAAACAATTTTATCGGCTTCCCTAAGCTCTATACCAAAACTCAAAAGGCGTGACATTAAACCTATAAAATCACTGTCCCCTTCTTTAATTTTTATTTTCTTCTTTTGGCTTACAAAGCAAAGCGCGCCCGTGACCTCGCCCGACAGATATAAAGGCCCCGCGATAAGAACTTTAATTTCCTTATTTTTACAAAACGAGTTTGAACTGCAGTCGGTAAGGTTAACCTCGTCAGACACTATGGTATCGCCCATTTTAATATTAGAAAAGCACTTTTCCTCGGGAAAAACCATTCCGTTATTAATGTTAATATCATTTTCCGAAGCGTATACTATGGTAAAACTGCCGTCATTTTTACCCGAATAACGCATTATAAACCCGGCGTCCGCCTTAAAAATTTCTTTACCGAGATTTAAAATTTCGTCCACTTTATTTGTAAACCGTTCCGGATGGGTAGACGTTACACTATAAAGTTCCTGGATTCTGCGTTCAAATTCCGTTTTATTAGTAATTTCCCTTACGAGTAAAAAGGCTTTTTGTTCTGACGCTATGGGGGAAACTGCCGCTTCATAAGATTTGATACCGTCGGACTCTTTTATTGAGAAAGAAAATGTGAGCGGCGTGTTTACGCTTACAGCCTCTTTAATTGAGTAAATTATATGGTCAGCCACGTCTTTAGGTAAATAGCTGTAAGGAGATTTATACTGGTAACGCGCTATATTATAAATACCGCCTCGGGAATTTCCGCCGGCATAGCCTTCCTCAACAATGCCTTCCGCGTCAACTTTTAACATAACTCCGGGTAAAAGTTTTTTTATGCTTTCCATTTCATTATTATTTTGCAGTTTAGCGCCGCCGGCAAGTTTGACTATAGAATTAACGTCCCTTATTACCGCAAGAAGCATAAGCTCGGAGTT from Elusimicrobium minutum Pei191 harbors:
- the nifJ gene encoding pyruvate:ferredoxin (flavodoxin) oxidoreductase, encoding MAKLVAMDGNSAVAHVAHATNEVIAIYPITPSSNMGEISDLKSAKGEKNIWGNTPIVSELQSEGGASGTVHGALSAGALTTTFTASQGLLLMIPNMYKISGELTPTVFHVSARAIATHALSIFGDHSDVMAVRQTGWAMLASANPQEAMDFALISQAATLEARVPFLHFFDGFRTSHELNMVDPLTKEQMLEMLDADLIAKHRTTALNPEHPTIRGTAQNPDVYFQGREAVNKFFTATPAIVKKYMEKFEKVAGRKYDLFEYVGDADADKLVIIMASGADVAETAVECLKGSKVGVLKVRLFRPFSIEHFVNAIPKTVKKIAVMDRTKEPGALGEPLFLDVCSAFLTEEGRKAFPVTPIIVGGRYGIGSKEFTPGMVKAVFDNLAKDQPKKSFVVGIIDDLTDSSLPNSIDCDSLGTSDTFGAMFFGLGSDGTVGANKNTMKIISEKSDNYSQGYFVYDSKKAGSMTTSHIRFGKKVIKAPYLIEKADFIACHMFSFLEKYDVLSKLKIGGTFLLNAPYPADQVWDHIPAEVQQQIIDKNAKFYAIDASEIALKTGMGARTNTIMQTAFFAISDVIETAKAIEAIKEAIKKTYSKKGEEIVNKNYAAVDAALDGLKEVKYDKKVTSKLNVKPSVPSSAPKMVKEVLGEMIAFRGDSLPTSAMPEGGIFPTATTQYEKRNIALLCPQWDPEVCIQCGICSLVCPHAAIRMKAYSADQLDNAPKTFKSADGKADLAGNKVTIQVAVEDCTGCGACVFNCPAKNKTNPERKAINMTHQLPLRDTEIDNFAFFLGLKSAEVKTKKESIKGSQLQTPLFEFSGACAGCGETPYVKLLTQLHGDHITIANATGCSSIYGGNLPTTPYCKRDDGKGPAWANSLFEDNAEFGLGIRLAYDQLKSDAEALLKDVAANVKEVEPLAKEILEAKQVSTQDVDAQRARVAALKEVLAKQKCAHCARLASIADYLIKKSVWILGGDGWAYDIGYGGLDHVLASGKNVKVLVMDTEVYSNTGGQMSKATPMGAVAQFAAGGKTQPKKDLGMISMTYGNIYVAQISMGANMYQAVQALAEAEAYDGPAIVIAYAHCIAHGIDMSKGMGEGKKAVQSGRWQLYRFNPDLKAQGKNPLTLDSGAPTIDVADFMGGENRFKTLAKANPEVAAKLLNLAKAEYDWRRSVYEQLANFKCDVKKAD
- a CDS encoding type IV pilin protein, producing MRKHLNNKKAFTLIELLVVVLIIGILAAIALPQYNKAVAKSRMSQLILMNKALTDAQERVFLAMGRYATSVDELDIDVTAGFTLCASDARGQYYTNGKHQIILKENVWGMGEITANSNCAITMRGLTVMAYPPGTETCSSTEKSPCIYCVQLSTTPAGLCVAVGAQKTSQTNSSGSKMHRLN
- a CDS encoding MIP family channel protein, whose protein sequence is MSDIRKYIAECVGTMFLVFMGCGSAVLAANHVGNLGISFAFGLSVLVMVYAIGPVSGCHINPAITLAMLVFKRIKTKEAVWYMVAQFIGAAVGAAVLYGIANGTVGYNILINGLGQNGYGAVGSPGGYCVLSGALIEFVLTALFLFVIFGAIHKNTPAGFAGIAIGFALVLIHIVGIPVTGVSVNPARSFGPALINLIAGNSFPMSQLWLFILMPSLGALFGGWMHHVIYKESN
- a CDS encoding MDR family MFS transporter, translated to MKMTREIFIITLANALILAGYGMSVPFFAIYLNVERALPASMVGAVIAISTIGRAFASGISGELSDIFGRKKLMNASLVLGAVFLALMGLGMILDAHYIWIIIFHMIASFFGAFFRPSSNAWVADNVAPKNRLEAFGYIRIGLNLGWAAGPALGGLIANYSFGAAFIITAVSYIGTAAMLQAKIKETFVRSKEHKSKFTDMILELKNQRLAKLCALIFLISVVAAQLVTGLSLHGVKYIGLTQAQIGLLFTIDGSIVVLLQYHASKIMTDMRITTALIIGCIIYGSGYILVGAAHGFTLAAIGIALVATGEMAISPGSNTLISNIAPEKARGRYLGMQEVSRHIGTAAGMFGAGVMIEYLSPISQIIPWLLIGFISFTVAFLFYKIKPMFTDEEDGINQTPVPPPPALEETQITGN
- a CDS encoding serine dehydratase subunit alpha family protein, translated to MNLLKEVLKNQVYPAMGCTEPVSVALCAAYAAKELGKPVQKAVFYLDAGTFKNGLAVRIPNTSGERGNLLAGTAGLLIAKPQLKMEILKAATPSILKRAKQLIDDKKAFIKVAPCKKHFYIKVEVENGKDKASCVISDSHTTVSKLTKNGKVIFENKPSKKKEDNYKQLLGKATLKDLIALADNADNTDLKYIKKGVEMNLNACKEGKKLKKVGFFLESTVEKSILQKNLVTETKIMAARVADARMDGIAVPVMSSGESGNQGVVAILVPYNVGKKSKVKEEKILKSIAFSHLLNGYVKVYTGSLSPLCGCAIAAGVGAAGAIVYQQNGDLKKITLAINNIISDIGGMLCDGAKSGCALKVVSSVDSAIRAAYMGLNNYGITELEGFIGKTAEETIQNLGNISITGMCDVDAVIVDIMKKKVK